A region from the Tahibacter amnicola genome encodes:
- a CDS encoding PQQ-dependent sugar dehydrogenase yields the protein MSSLCRYGSLAAALVSAASATAAIPNDLALVPYASGLNTPVALANAGDGSGRLFAAEIGGRVRVIRNGVVLPAPLLDLSALVSTSSCGGECGLLGLAFAPDFATSRHVFTLHNDPQRNNVILRHRVPAGSDVADPDSRTAVMTIGNGSGQHNGGDLKFGPDGMLYISVGDAAGGGAPAQQLSSLRGKILRIDVRTLPYTIPAGNPFAADAPSANTRDEIWHYGLRNPWRMSFDRASGAFWVADVGGNGGAYEEISRAGAGVGGLNFGWNCFSGPQPMSCSIANHTPPVIAVQTATLGCAIVGGFVFQGPVAALKNTYFYGDFCTGAVWAANAANPATPQFLFANTAPVTTFGEDEAGWLYVAEHAPNARVLRIASDQIFNDHFGP from the coding sequence ATGTCATCGCTTTGCCGTTACGGCAGCCTCGCGGCTGCCTTGGTGTCGGCTGCGTCCGCGACAGCCGCCATTCCCAATGATCTGGCCCTCGTTCCCTATGCGAGCGGCCTGAATACCCCCGTCGCCCTGGCAAATGCAGGCGACGGCTCGGGCCGCCTGTTTGCAGCCGAGATCGGCGGACGCGTACGCGTCATTCGCAACGGCGTGGTGCTGCCTGCGCCCTTGCTGGATCTGTCTGCGCTGGTGAGCACGTCCAGTTGTGGCGGCGAATGCGGGTTGCTGGGCCTGGCATTCGCACCCGACTTCGCCACAAGCCGGCACGTATTCACCTTGCACAATGATCCACAACGCAACAACGTGATTCTCCGCCATCGCGTGCCCGCAGGCAGCGATGTAGCCGATCCGGATTCGCGCACGGCCGTGATGACCATCGGCAATGGCAGCGGCCAGCACAACGGCGGCGACCTGAAGTTCGGTCCGGACGGCATGCTGTATATCAGCGTGGGCGATGCTGCCGGCGGTGGCGCACCCGCGCAGCAGTTGTCGTCGCTGCGAGGGAAGATCCTGCGCATCGACGTGCGCACGCTGCCGTACACCATTCCGGCGGGCAATCCCTTCGCAGCGGATGCACCGTCGGCGAACACGCGCGACGAAATCTGGCACTACGGCCTGCGCAATCCCTGGCGCATGAGTTTCGATCGCGCCAGCGGCGCGTTCTGGGTGGCCGACGTCGGCGGCAATGGTGGTGCCTATGAAGAGATCAGCCGCGCCGGAGCGGGTGTCGGCGGGCTGAATTTCGGCTGGAACTGCTTTTCCGGTCCGCAACCGATGAGCTGTTCCATCGCCAATCACACGCCACCGGTCATTGCCGTGCAGACCGCGACCCTGGGTTGCGCCATCGTCGGCGGGTTCGTTTTCCAGGGCCCGGTCGCCGCGCTCAAGAACACCTATTTCTACGGCGATTTCTGCACCGGCGCGGTCTGGGCAGCGAACGCTGCCAACCCCGCTACGCCGCAGTTCCTGTTCGCCAACACCGCACCCGTGACCACCTTCGGCGAGGACGAGGCGGGATGGCTCTACGTGGCCGAGCACGCGCCGAATGCCCGCGTGCTGCGCATCGCCTCGGACCAGATCTTCAACGACCACTTCGGCCCCTGA